ACTGTCATTTCAGCATTAGCATGAGCCTTGTTCTTTGGGGGAACAGGTGAACCAATACAAGCTCAGAGCCACCAGAAACTCCTTCACTGTGGGAGGACTTTGCGTTGATTTCTCCATTATTTTGTTCACACCatgtatttcttgtgttttcattttttcggTTTCGTTTGCAGAAGTATGCCAATGCTAGAGAAGCTGTCCATGCCATTAGCAGTGAGGCTAGCTGGTATTACGAACTgccatgtttttgttcatgcaTTAAGAACTATTAAGTGAAAGatatcatatttacagtacaattCACATGTAATTACACATATACACTAGAGGCAAGAAAATTCACATTGAAATCagttcaacacttttttttctcctcctctactCCTTGAACATATGTGTCAAAAGaaatctattttctttctttaataaGCAAATACCCTAAAGTGAAAGCATAGAACAGAAGATCCTCACAGCTTTTGGGATGAATGTGCTGATTTCATGTCCAGAAAGCAGGTAATACATGTTCTGAGTGAAATGAGTGATATCTACTGCGAGCATGCAAGGGCTGCTAATGTTTCTCCTCTGCATGTGTTTAGAGTTCATTAAAGATATGCTTCAActatctgggaaaaaaaagagttaataCCTGAATAGGCATGTTTGTATTCATCTCTGGGAATAAACCAGCCTGAATGAGAATTTGATACTGTTAGTTTGCGTTACAAAATGTGAGTGCATGAGAGTAGATGGATTAGGCTTCTTTCTGGTCGAACATGTTCCGCTGATTTAGTTAAAATAACACTTATGGTTGCCTGAACTCCcacatttttacaaacaatATGTGCTCGTCTTGCACTGGAACAAACAGTATCCTCTGGCCTCACAGTCTGACTCAACTCCATCATATTGCCTTTGAACAGTTTGACAAGCAGTTAGTGTGCAGACCGGGATGAAatgatgcaacaaaaaaaaaggtaaagtgtattatttaaaagaaaacttgcaTTCATTATCTACTAACTTCTACCACcttcctttatttttatttgttcaaaaaATTCTAAAAGGACAAGGTTACCTGAAACATGACCGTGAATGTGCACATCAGTAATCGCCACCTCACAAGTGCCTGAATACCCCTGACCCAGACACCTCTATCCACACCTAACATTTGACTTCTCAAATGAGGACGCATATTAtgacttaaaggggaactccaccgattttacacatcaaagtctgtttacaggtcttagGGggtactactgcatatgtgaaaaaagttgtataaagcaCTTCGTGGCTCCAGAGCTGTGTGAAaactgataaatgtcctcaggTGATGTCACTCGAGTCAGCgtcagttggggctgaagattacaagtttgaaaatgaaaaacaatctggaggcgtggagttagaaagaagtcagcttaccagacctctgcagcccgctgctcatctctgcttgaggatagcggctcgaggctacattagccgctactagcacaacacacccgaatctctgACCGAACTGTCGGCGgccgagttgcattgtgggtaggtGTCGAATTtagagtgcaatgctaaatcggtggagtactcttttaaaaCTGGTGTGGGCTTTCTTGACCAAGATGTGAAAGACTGCATGTTGAAACAAATGATGCTACTTTAGTCAAGTTcattgcatttcaatcaatgAACTAATTTCCATTTGGCAACTTTTGAAGAACACTGAATTTGGCAAACGTCACATATGCCACCATTTCTTACAGTATTATACTGAATATGTATTCTCTATATAACACAACAAAACCTGCTTCAGAGCTGGGAGGTGGTAAAACTCTAACCCAGAGGCCATTTTCTCACAATATTCGCTGCTAAGTCAGTTCATTGTGGCCCTGGACTCACTTCTCTCATGAATAACAACAAATTGACTCTCTTCACATTGAAGTCTAATCACTATGTTTTGGTCATGTAATCCTTTGGACCTCACAGTTGACTGAGAGACAAACAACAGATTGTTCAGCTGcggacagaaacaaaagactCAGCTTTCAGTTATGTTACTCTCACCTTCTTAAGATACTTCCTGTATATTTTTACAGATTACTGGATattcaaagatttttttttcttcttttgcctCTGCAGTACAATGACGACTCTGCATAaaattgaaacaaaaagaaatactaaACTCGGATCACAGCTCAGGCCACATCACTGTACAAACTTCACTACGAGTTACGGAGACAAATTGGTTTCTGATCAGTATTCCTTTTTGAAGACATCTTATGCATACTACACCCTGCGCTCCAGAGGGGAGTGGATATTCCTGATGATAAATTGATTACTCTGCAGCCCTTCCATCTTCCCCTTGCccccatgtgtttgtgcatatgacaatttccctctttttccatTGGTATATTTCTCAGGGACCGCAATGCGCTGCGTATTCTAATGAgccaatcttttttttgtttttgcttcggGACCCTCTGGTGGATTTGGTTTTGTGGGTTTTGCTCAGAGGCTGATGCTCCCAGTAGAGCCCGTCTGTGCCTGAAGTGAAGATGACACTGAGGAAGATGCTGATCTGCACTTCAGCTGAAGCCAAACAGGCAAGGGAGGATCTTTtaaatgtggtttttttttgctctttcctGTCTTCCCTACAATGTCCACTGTCCATCAGCCTCAGTCATCTAATGCTCCGACTTCATCTTTACTTCTTCAACTTTTATTTGGTGGCTGATTTGGATTCCACAACCTATAAACACTTGATTATCCAGTCTGATTTCCAAAAACACCAAGGTcctacagtatttctttttcctttgcaAATGAACCTGAGCACTAGAAATgcactctttgtgtgtgtgtgtgtgtgtgtgtgtgtgggtgtgtgtgtgtgtgtgtgtgtgtgtgtgtacaataatGCATATGGATTATAGGCCTTTTGGTCATCAGTTCAATTCATGGCTATTTATCACACATTTTCTCCCCAAGAGCCACCGTATCGTTCCTGATCAGGTGATGGCACTGATTTGAGTTTGAGTGTGAAATGCTGAATCCTTCTCCCCACGTCTTCTGCCCGGGCTGCTCATTACTATCTCAATCAAATAATCTTGCCTTCAGAAACCGCGACTCCTACACTGAAGAAATGCTCAACAAAGAAATACTGAGTGGCGACTGGTCAAACTGCGGGCTGATATGTTGACTCTTTTGAATATACACGTCCTCACATCTTCACAGTGGAATAATTTCAAACGAATcaccaaagcaaacacaaagcaggaTATGATGTCAATGACCTCTGCGTCTAAAGAGCATGTGAATCAATCAATAGGAGGAAATAAACAGTACAAGTATACTTTCATGAGCATCTGAATGATAAAATGTAtagaatatttttttcacacaatCAAAATGAGTAATGCATACCTTTGTCTCTTTTATCTCATAATGCCCTAGCTCTAGAACATGTTCTGACACTCTCTGAAATCACAGTATTTTCAAGACAAAATCATATCTACAATAATCAGCACTTGTTTTTAACCTCCCAGGACATGTTTCTAAAAATAACATGAGAAGAGAAAGGAATACAAGTTTGCGTTGACTCTGGGCGGGAATGCAGCAGTCAAGTATCCCATCCACGCGGCGGCCATCTAACGGAGACCATTAGGCCAGAGCTGATGTCTGATAAAGAGAACGATATCACTTCAAAAAACCCAAGGAACAACACATAATCCAAACAAGGTTGCTGTACATAGTAGAACCGGAGATTTCCGTGCATGTTATCCATGGGtaatgggggagggggagggggggttgtgGGAAGTGGCTTAGGTTGGGGGGGTGTCAAGGATCTCACTCAGCTGATGCCTGAACAGACGAGCCACCACTTGTTTCATGAGCTGCAGTAGAGGATTTTTGATCACAATAAGTATCAATAAAAAGTCAATGGGACTCTGAGACATCTTTTCTCTCTTAAGagctttcactttctcttttttcttgttttttttagcaaaaataTCATGCAGTCTTTAGTTCCAAAAACCCCTGGTGGGATctcgtgtttgtttgtttgtttgtttgtttgtttgtttgtttgcttcctgcaggaggaaaaagaaactcAAAGCCTTGAAATTCTTCTCTCACAATTATTCTTAAACATTCAAGTCATCCTATTAATACTTTGTACAGCAGAAAGGTCCTTCAGATTtcacatgtgtatatataaatataatatatataaatatgcataTACATATGTTCAActtgtatatgtgtatacatatttTGGAACTGTATCAAAGCCAATTTAATGTGCTCTCAAAATATGGCCCATGATTCCTAGTGGGATGCACATCAATTCACATAGTACAACCAGTAGATTAGGTTGAAAAATCCAAAGGTGATGGGGAAAATGACCCGGGACCACTTGTCAATGGTGCTAACATCTGACAGGTTTGGGATTTTCAACTTGAGCTTGGAGGAGCGTCGCCGTAGCCGACAGTTGGCCCGGCTCCGCATGGCGCTCCGGTCCAGCGAGTGGTGGCTGAAGCCATCTCGGGGCGCCATGGGCTTCCTGAATTGGACCCCGGAGCTGTCGAAGGACATGACTGAATTCCGAGAGTCACTGACGCTGCTTCCAACGTCAGAAGGCATCACTTCGTTGTTCATCTCCAGCGTGGTGAGGAGGATGTTTCCATAAGCATCCACCTgcgaggagagggagggaaacacACCGAGAGTCAGCGAGGGCTGCAATGTCGAGCAGTAGCCCCAAATTCCCtcaataatataaataaatatgaatattaatcCCCCTCCCATCCCTCAAGCTGTCAAGCTAAAGCAAAATGTAGGGATGATATGGAACGTCATTTCTTGCATGCACCAGAAATAGTTAACAGAGTTTCTTTATACAGACATCTATTAGTGTCACAAGTAATTTGAACAGCCTTAAATCATCTGACTTTATTGTGAGGGTCTGGCCTACAGCTGATATgatttctaaataaatgtacCCCaacttttctttgttcctcGAGATACAGATTTCTTCGCTGTGTAAATGACCTGAAGGTGTTGGTTTGAAACGGCACGGAAATGGAGTCCTTgcaatgtgaaagaaaaatggagaacaTTAAAACGGCTATAAAATTCGggcaaataagcacatttttctCAAACGTTACACAATGTATAAGACATAGAGTTAACAGGAACAACCTTGAATTAAGCATAGCATTTAGTacttcacacacaacaaaaactggggggggggggggggggggggcttcattCAGTCTGACCATTTCACTATCTGCCGCAGCCAAATTGTTTCCTTCTCATTCTGCATTTTGATATTATGTCCAGTTGAGTTGGGAGATACACGTTAAAAAACAAGGTAGCAGAGTGAGAATGAATGAAGCCTACAGCATAAACATAGACAACAACCTAAATTAGAAATGAGAATGTTAACTCCACTGCTAAGCTAGATGAATCGCTATCTCAATGAAAAAGGCTATGCTCGATAAAAAGCAGTCAGTGCTTGAGGGAGAAGCAATGGATGATGGTTGGTGAATACATATTGGGCTGTGGTGGCATCAGTATGCTTCTGGAAGATTACTTCAGggaatactgtatatgtgtctTTGGATAAAATGACTGTGGCGAGGAATCTTATGTGCAGAACATAGCTGTTTTGTACTTGAACTCTGACTGACACGGAGAagcagagtgaaagagaggtAGCAGATGAAGATGCAAACCTGTTCCCTCAGGCGCTTCTCTTCGTATCTTGTGCGCTCGTTGTTGGCTTTGTTCAGCCTCTCATTGATTTTCTTCTGTTGCGCAGGGCCCCGGCCAAAGAACACGTAATTTACAAAGGCATATTCGAGCAGGGccaggaacacaaacacaaaacagcccATGAGGTAGACGTCGATGGCTTTCACATACGGAATCTTTGGGAGAGTCTCCCTAAGGTGGGTGTTAATTGTTGTCATGGTAAGCACCGTTGTCACACCTgagcacagcagcacacacagaaacaaagaagtCACCGTCAGACACAGAAGctatgtttcatttaaaacatttacactgaCATCACCTGACCAGCGTCACTGTAGCTCAGTGATGGAAGACGTCTTCAGACCCTTTACCTTACTCAAAGTAACAATTCTGCACTGCATTAAGCAACAGAAGGGCCTGTTTCATCTATAACAGTGCATCATACTCTATAAGACCATCTTTCTGAATATGTAGTAACTGAAGGTGTCAGATGAATGGAGTGCAATATTTGGCTCTAAAATATAGCatagtagaagtataaagaagcagAAATTGGAAAtgcaagtaaagtacaagtacttcaaaactgtacttaCAGTAAGAGCAGTTCTTGAGTTAATGTACTTTACTATACTGTtatattccaccactgctgtagTTTAACAGAATAATGCAGGTGCATTGCATGAAACTCACTGTCAATTAAGTGCTGAGTGCCCCAGATATTTGTATTAGTATTTATTGTTTGATGATTACCTGATCAAGTCAATTGTACTATTATCCAATACACAAAGAGGTAGTCTGCCACATATAGCATGAATAACGTTTTTAGAAAATGGTTTGTTGTTTACATCTGTAATTTCTGTTAAAAAATCCTTCATGGGGTCAAAGACCTATGAATGCTCTTCATACATGCGGTTCTTTTGTCggtgtgagtgtgagagcgTGCAGGGTCGCgggggggctggagccaatctcagctgacacaccctggacaggtcgccagtttATCGCAGGGCTTTTTCAGAATGATTAATATTTTCCTAGAAAACAATGTATAaactcatacaaaaataatccctctcaatcatcacttaTGACACACTAGAAGCGTGTGGCAGTGTCAGTATCTGCAGAGCCCTTGCACTCTGcccttattttcttattattttgcTGTATTCGAAACGTTTCTAGGCGTCAACCTTTGGGCAGTGCGTGTGTTgcccccagccaataacagcacGCAGGGTGTGAGGGCGGGACTCCAGCGACCCAGTGCCAGATCGCATCCAAGAGGAATCTACGAGCCGGGGAGGAGGGGCCAACTTTGAATGTCTACAAACTGCAACCgacaaatcctactcattctgcctttaaggtAATTGGgacacatttattacattatgAGTAAGCATGTCTCTCAGGCTTACTCATAGTATGTAATAAGTACTACTCATCACTCCATATTTTCAGCATGTACATCAGGGTTTGTTCAGTGTTCACGCATCACTAGTTGATCTGTGTGAATGTCACATGGGGGCAACAGAGATTCTATAAGAGCAATATGACTGAAAGGAAATAACTGATGTGGCCTGTGGGTGTGTTATTGTTGCATGGATAGTTGTTTTCCTCactgactcaaaataaagtTCATAGCTTCATGTGCCTGTAAATGTAGACAATGTACACAACAACACTGAGCATGTGACAGCTACATGCTGTTACTGCGATAATCACTGGATTTTAATGGGGACAGGTAGAAGTTTAATAATGCAGCGGTGGCTGCGTCTTACCCAGGGCCACCCGAGCTGCAGAGGCATCATAATTGATCCAGAAGGAGACCCAGGAGAGGATGGTGATCAAGATGGAGGGCATGTACGTCTGCAGGATGAAATATCCAATGTTCCTCTTAATCCTGAAACTCAGCGAAAGCCTTGGATATGAACCTGTGAGGAGAAAGGATGGCGTGAGGACGGCAGAGTGACAACacgtcagagaaaaaaaaggagaggggggggggaacgTTGGCACAACTTAAGAGTTCCAAAGTCTGCACTTTGACAACGCGCAGGGTAGTCATTTCTCCATTTGTTCAGATGGAGCACTTAATTTCCCCAAAGCGATGGATTCCTTTCCAGGGACA
The Enoplosus armatus isolate fEnoArm2 chromosome 13, fEnoArm2.hap1, whole genome shotgun sequence genome window above contains:
- the gabrb4 gene encoding gamma-aminobutyric acid receptor subunit beta-4, whose amino-acid sequence is MSVAKTTVDKLLKGYDIRLRPDFGGPPVIVGMSINIASIDSISEVNMDYTITMYFQQSWRDKRLAYGELNLNLTLDNRVADQLWLPDTYFLNDKKSFLHGVTVKNRMIRLHPDGTVLYGLRITTTAACMMDLRRYPLDEQNCTLEIESYGYTTDDIVFFWQGGDNAVTGVDKLELPQFSIVDIRLVSREVRFTTGSYPRLSLSFRIKRNIGYFILQTYMPSILITILSWVSFWINYDASAARVALGVTTVLTMTTINTHLRETLPKIPYVKAIDVYLMGCFVFVFLALLEYAFVNYVFFGRGPAQQKKINERLNKANNERTRYEEKRLREQVDAYGNILLTTLEMNNEVMPSDVGSSVSDSRNSVMSFDSSGVQFRKPMAPRDGFSHHSLDRSAMRSRANCRLRRRSSKLKLKIPNLSDVSTIDKWSRVIFPITFGFFNLIYWLYYVN